In Synechococcus sp. KORDI-52, one genomic interval encodes:
- the pgeF gene encoding peptidoglycan editing factor PgeF: MKDGPFDRPDSRFNTLKGWTWIGCYGGYYLQSDLLHEQGFEHGFFTRLWHGRGPDELAGYVSAGMSIHRLQQIHSGIVLNASDARQDPWPEADGLVSDRGGQSLWVCGADCTPVLIADPGTGHAAACHAGWRGVAAEILITALDQLVNRGAQLEDLVIALGPAVSGPRYQVGDEVVKAIAAAIPGDVDLSERGAVSPDEQPGRHRLDIRAAASLQLQQAGISGKMIAHCPLCTVSEPELFHSWRRDQVKAVQWSGIVAQAPNRR, encoded by the coding sequence ATGAAAGACGGGCCGTTTGATCGACCAGACAGCCGCTTCAACACGTTGAAGGGCTGGACCTGGATCGGTTGTTACGGGGGCTATTACCTCCAGAGCGATCTTCTCCACGAGCAAGGTTTCGAGCACGGCTTCTTCACCCGGCTCTGGCACGGCCGTGGGCCGGATGAACTGGCGGGGTACGTCAGCGCCGGCATGAGCATCCACCGGCTCCAGCAGATCCACAGCGGAATCGTCCTGAACGCTAGCGACGCCCGTCAGGATCCCTGGCCTGAGGCCGATGGCCTGGTGAGTGATCGCGGGGGCCAGAGCCTCTGGGTGTGCGGCGCCGACTGCACGCCGGTACTGATCGCGGATCCCGGCACCGGCCATGCCGCGGCCTGTCATGCCGGTTGGCGTGGGGTGGCGGCTGAAATCCTGATCACAGCTCTGGATCAGCTGGTGAATCGGGGGGCTCAGCTGGAGGATCTGGTCATCGCCCTGGGCCCGGCCGTCAGCGGGCCGCGTTACCAGGTGGGCGATGAGGTGGTTAAGGCCATCGCAGCCGCAATCCCCGGCGATGTTGACCTGTCGGAACGCGGAGCCGTCTCGCCGGATGAGCAACCGGGACGGCACCGCCTGGACATCCGTGCTGCTGCCAGCTTGCAACTCCAGCAGGCGGGAATCTCCGGCAAAATGATCGCCCACTGTCCGCTCTGCACCGTCAGTGAACCCGAGCTGTTTCACTCCTGGCGACGGGATCAGGTGAAAGCGGTGCAGTGGAGCGGAATCGTGGCGCAAGCCCCCAACCGCAGATGA
- a CDS encoding NAD(P)/FAD-dependent oxidoreductase has protein sequence MLRLSELKLPLDHGKEALQEAVLKRLRIPPDRLLGQTLVKRSVDARRRDRIQLIYSVDVQVKGEAALLRRIGNKGRVRSAPDTRYRSVGQAPDGFPLDPVERPVVVGAGPCGYFAALLLAQMGFRPLLLERGESVKQRTLQTFGFWRGTSPFNPESNAQFGEGGAGTFSDGKLYSQVSDPEHYGRKVLEELVACGASEEILTLHRPHIGTFKLATVVRGLRARIEALGGEVRFNSRVTRLQLSASRGEKPHQLDGLVLADGTEMSCRHLVLAPGHSARDCFEMLEEIGVQLQRKPFSVGVRIEHPQHLIDHARWGEAAGHPRLGPAEYKLVHHAENGRCVYSFCMCPGGFVVGATSEEGRVVTNGMSQHSRNERNANSGLVVAVDADDLVPFERFPGDSLAGIGLQRDLEERAFLMGGSSYAAPAQRLEDFLACRPSTRLGTIAASYQPGVHPADLAALLPTSIVEALREALPAFARKLKGYDHADAVLTGVETRTSSPVRIPRDEALESLNVKGLVPAGEGAGYAGGILSAGIDGIRAAEALAIQILGSKSKPD, from the coding sequence ATGCTGCGCCTGAGTGAACTGAAACTGCCCCTGGATCACGGGAAGGAGGCGCTGCAGGAGGCGGTGCTCAAGCGTTTGCGGATCCCTCCCGACCGTCTGTTGGGGCAGACCCTGGTGAAGCGCAGTGTTGATGCGCGGCGCCGTGATCGGATTCAGTTGATCTACAGCGTGGATGTGCAGGTGAAGGGTGAAGCCGCTCTGCTGCGGCGGATCGGCAACAAAGGCCGGGTGCGTTCCGCTCCGGACACCCGCTACCGGTCTGTGGGCCAGGCACCGGATGGCTTTCCCCTGGACCCGGTTGAGCGGCCTGTTGTCGTGGGTGCTGGCCCCTGCGGCTATTTCGCAGCCCTGCTGTTGGCGCAGATGGGCTTCCGGCCGCTGTTGCTGGAACGGGGCGAATCGGTCAAGCAGCGCACCCTGCAGACCTTCGGCTTCTGGCGGGGCACCAGCCCTTTCAACCCGGAATCCAATGCCCAATTCGGTGAAGGGGGCGCCGGCACTTTTTCGGACGGCAAGCTTTACAGCCAGGTGAGCGATCCTGAGCACTACGGCCGCAAGGTGCTGGAGGAGTTGGTGGCCTGTGGCGCCAGCGAGGAGATCCTCACCCTGCACCGCCCCCATATCGGCACGTTCAAGCTGGCCACGGTTGTTCGCGGCCTTCGGGCCCGGATTGAAGCTCTGGGAGGCGAGGTGCGGTTCAACAGTCGTGTGACACGCCTTCAGCTCAGTGCCAGCCGCGGTGAGAAGCCGCATCAGCTCGATGGTTTGGTGTTGGCGGATGGCACGGAGATGTCCTGCCGCCATTTGGTGCTGGCTCCTGGACATTCGGCGCGCGACTGCTTTGAAATGCTGGAGGAGATCGGGGTGCAGCTGCAGCGCAAACCGTTTTCCGTGGGCGTGCGGATTGAGCATCCGCAGCATCTGATCGATCACGCTCGCTGGGGGGAGGCGGCAGGCCATCCGCGTCTCGGGCCAGCCGAATACAAGCTGGTTCACCACGCCGAGAACGGCCGCTGCGTCTACAGCTTTTGCATGTGCCCCGGTGGATTTGTGGTGGGTGCCACCTCCGAAGAGGGCCGGGTTGTGACGAATGGCATGAGCCAGCATTCCCGCAACGAGCGCAACGCCAACAGCGGTTTGGTTGTGGCCGTGGATGCCGACGATCTGGTCCCGTTCGAACGTTTTCCCGGAGATTCACTGGCGGGGATTGGCCTGCAACGGGATCTGGAGGAGCGCGCCTTCCTCATGGGGGGTAGCAGCTATGCCGCACCGGCGCAGCGGCTGGAGGATTTCCTGGCCTGCCGGCCATCCACCCGTCTCGGCACCATCGCAGCGTCCTATCAACCAGGCGTGCATCCCGCTGATCTGGCTGCGTTGCTTCCAACCTCCATCGTTGAGGCCTTGCGCGAGGCGCTTCCAGCTTTTGCCCGCAAGCTGAAGGGCTATGACCACGCTGATGCGGTGCTCACCGGCGTTGAAACCCGTACCTCATCGCCCGTGCGCATCCCCAGGGATGAAGCGTTGGAATCGCTCAATGTGAAGGGGCTGGTGCCGGCGGGTGAAGGAGCGGGCTACGCCGGCGGCATCCTTTCAGCGGGGATCGACGGCATCCGCGCCGCTGAAGCCTTGGCCATCCAGATCCTCGGAAGCAAGTCCAAGCCCGATTGA
- a CDS encoding GIVxVP protein — protein sequence MADNRVARGIVLVPCLLLGGAFLATAAWGQGAAAENRTLAIGIGSGLLLAGWLSQLGGGSDPSVTKPDESDSSP from the coding sequence ATGGCTGATAACCGTGTCGCCCGGGGCATTGTCTTGGTGCCGTGCCTGTTGCTGGGAGGGGCCTTTCTAGCCACAGCGGCTTGGGGGCAGGGAGCCGCTGCTGAAAATCGCACGTTGGCCATCGGTATCGGTTCAGGCTTGCTGTTGGCGGGCTGGCTGTCTCAGTTGGGAGGTGGGTCTGACCCCTCTGTGACAAAACCAGACGAGTCCGACAGCTCTCCCTAG
- the ilvB gene encoding biosynthetic-type acetolactate synthase large subunit has protein sequence MTLTSASSVVTGQQAGNGGQKMSGATALMDALRRHGVDTIFGYPGGAILPIYDALHIAESEGWVKHILVRHEQAGTHAADAYARATGKVGVCFGTSGPGATNLVTGIATAQMDSVPMVVITGQVPRQAIGTDAFQETDIFGITLPIVKHSWVVRDPADLASIVAQAFLIAASGRPGPVLIDIPKDVGQEMFDYVPVEPGAIVPKGFRKPQPPRDEPILSALELMTESERPLLYVGGGAISAGAHDSLRVIAERFQIPVTTTLMGKGAFDENDPLSVGMLGMHGTAYANFAVTECDLLIAVGARFDDRVTGKLDTFAPSARVIHFEIDPAEIGKTRRPDVAVLGDLGLSVARLVELSLHEEVQPRTAPWLARIAEWKQTYPLAVPPSEGALYPQEVLLAVRDLAPNAIVTTDVGQHQMWAAQYLRNGPRGWISSAGLGTMGFGMPAAMGAQVACPDRQVVCIAGDASILMNIQELGTLAAYGLPVKVVIVNNHWQGMVRQWQESFYEERYSASDMLNGMPDFVALASAFGVNGVHIRERESLRRDLEAALNAPGPMLIDIHVRRGENCYPMVPPGKSNAEMVGLPAPMPVLNAPTS, from the coding sequence GTGACTCTCACCTCCGCCTCCTCGGTTGTCACTGGGCAGCAGGCCGGAAACGGTGGGCAGAAAATGTCCGGGGCCACCGCCCTGATGGATGCGCTGCGGCGTCATGGCGTTGACACGATCTTCGGCTACCCCGGCGGCGCGATCCTTCCCATTTACGACGCGCTCCATATCGCTGAAAGCGAGGGGTGGGTCAAGCACATTTTGGTGCGGCACGAGCAGGCCGGCACCCACGCGGCCGATGCCTATGCCCGCGCCACCGGAAAAGTAGGCGTTTGTTTTGGCACATCAGGGCCGGGCGCCACCAACCTTGTCACCGGCATCGCCACAGCCCAGATGGATTCGGTGCCCATGGTGGTGATCACCGGTCAGGTGCCCCGTCAGGCGATTGGTACTGATGCCTTCCAGGAAACCGACATCTTCGGCATTACTCTGCCGATCGTGAAGCATTCCTGGGTGGTTCGTGATCCGGCGGATCTTGCCTCCATTGTTGCTCAGGCCTTTTTGATTGCAGCCAGTGGTCGTCCGGGGCCTGTGTTGATCGACATCCCCAAAGATGTGGGTCAGGAGATGTTCGACTACGTGCCGGTGGAGCCCGGGGCCATCGTGCCCAAAGGCTTCCGCAAGCCGCAGCCCCCCCGGGATGAGCCGATTCTTTCGGCGCTTGAACTGATGACCGAGTCGGAGCGTCCCCTTCTGTACGTGGGCGGCGGTGCGATCTCTGCCGGCGCCCACGACAGCCTGCGGGTGATCGCTGAGCGCTTCCAGATCCCCGTCACCACGACGTTGATGGGGAAGGGTGCCTTCGATGAAAACGACCCCCTCTCGGTGGGCATGCTCGGCATGCACGGAACGGCCTATGCCAATTTCGCTGTCACTGAGTGCGATTTGTTGATTGCCGTTGGCGCCCGTTTTGACGATCGGGTCACCGGCAAGCTCGACACCTTTGCTCCCAGCGCCCGGGTGATTCACTTTGAGATTGATCCGGCTGAGATCGGCAAGACCCGTCGTCCTGATGTGGCAGTGCTCGGTGATCTGGGCCTGAGCGTTGCGCGCTTGGTGGAGCTGAGCCTGCACGAGGAGGTGCAACCCCGCACGGCCCCCTGGCTGGCGCGTATCGCCGAGTGGAAACAGACCTATCCCCTCGCCGTCCCCCCCTCCGAAGGCGCCTTGTATCCCCAGGAGGTGTTGCTGGCCGTTCGCGACCTGGCGCCGAACGCCATCGTGACCACCGATGTTGGGCAGCATCAGATGTGGGCCGCGCAGTACCTGCGCAATGGTCCCCGTGGATGGATCAGCAGTGCCGGGCTTGGCACCATGGGATTCGGCATGCCGGCAGCGATGGGTGCCCAGGTGGCCTGTCCCGACCGTCAGGTGGTGTGCATTGCCGGTGACGCCAGCATCCTGATGAACATTCAAGAGCTGGGAACCCTTGCGGCCTATGGACTCCCGGTGAAGGTGGTGATCGTCAATAACCACTGGCAGGGCATGGTGCGCCAGTGGCAGGAGAGTTTCTACGAGGAGCGCTACTCCGCCTCCGACATGCTCAATGGAATGCCGGATTTCGTGGCTCTCGCCAGTGCTTTTGGTGTGAACGGTGTTCACATTCGCGAGCGAGAGTCGTTGCGTCGTGATCTTGAGGCGGCGCTGAACGCTCCAGGTCCGATGCTGATTGACATCCACGTTCGCCGTGGAGAGAACTGCTATCCGATGGTCCCTCCCGGCAAAAGCAATGCTGAAATGGTGGGCCTTCCGGCTCCCATGCCGGTTCTTAACGCCCCAACCTCTTGA
- the hemH gene encoding ferrochelatase, whose translation MSRVGVVLLNLGGPERIQDVGPFLYNLFADPEIIRLPSPALQKPLAWLISTLRSGKSQEAYRSIGGGSPLRRITEQQARELQSLLRQRGIDATSYVAMRYWHPFTESAVADIKADGMDEVVVLPLYPHFSISTSGSSFRELQRLRQADPSFEKLPIRCIRSWFDHPGYVKAMAELIAEEVRNSDDPTKAHVFFSAHGVPKSYVEEAGDPYQKEIEACTRLIMKELAVQMGHDNPFTLAYQSRVGPVEWLKPYTEEALEELGQAKTNDLVVVPISFVSEHIETLEEIDIEYRELATEAGVVNFRRVRALDTYAPFIDGLADLVTTSLQGPEVSLDAAAELPTKVKLYPQEKWEWGWNNSSEVWNGRLAMVGFSAFLLELISGQGPLHALGLL comes from the coding sequence ATGTCTCGCGTCGGTGTCGTCCTGCTGAACCTGGGTGGCCCGGAGCGCATCCAGGACGTTGGACCGTTTCTTTACAACCTGTTCGCTGATCCGGAGATCATCCGGCTGCCCAGTCCGGCCTTACAGAAACCGCTGGCTTGGTTGATCAGCACCCTCCGCAGTGGCAAGTCGCAGGAGGCCTACCGCTCTATCGGCGGTGGATCACCGTTGCGGCGGATCACCGAGCAGCAGGCCCGGGAACTGCAGAGCCTGCTGCGCCAGCGCGGCATTGACGCCACCAGTTATGTGGCCATGCGCTACTGGCATCCCTTCACCGAATCCGCCGTGGCGGACATCAAGGCCGATGGCATGGATGAGGTGGTGGTGCTCCCCCTCTATCCCCATTTCTCGATCAGCACCAGCGGATCGAGCTTCCGCGAGCTGCAGCGCCTGCGTCAGGCGGATCCCTCCTTTGAAAAGCTGCCGATCCGCTGCATTCGCAGTTGGTTCGACCATCCCGGCTATGTGAAGGCCATGGCCGAGCTCATTGCCGAAGAGGTCCGCAACAGCGACGACCCCACCAAGGCCCATGTCTTCTTCAGTGCCCATGGCGTGCCCAAGAGCTACGTCGAAGAGGCGGGTGATCCATATCAGAAGGAGATCGAAGCCTGCACTCGCCTGATCATGAAGGAACTGGCTGTTCAGATGGGCCACGACAACCCTTTCACCCTCGCTTATCAGAGCCGGGTGGGCCCCGTGGAGTGGCTCAAGCCCTACACCGAGGAGGCGCTTGAAGAGTTGGGCCAAGCCAAGACCAACGACCTTGTGGTGGTGCCCATCAGCTTTGTCAGCGAACACATCGAGACGCTGGAGGAAATCGACATCGAATACCGGGAGCTGGCCACCGAAGCAGGGGTGGTGAACTTCCGCCGGGTCCGGGCTCTTGATACCTATGCCCCTTTCATTGACGGACTGGCGGATCTGGTCACCACCAGCCTGCAGGGCCCTGAGGTGAGTCTCGATGCGGCTGCGGAGCTTCCCACCAAGGTGAAGCTCTATCCCCAGGAGAAGTGGGAATGGGGCTGGAACAACAGTTCTGAGGTCTGGAACGGGCGTCTGGCCATGGTCGGTTTTTCGGCATTCCTGCTCGAACTGATCAGTGGTCAGGGGCCGCTGCACGCCCTCGGCTTGCTCTGA